Genomic window (Streptomyces liliiviolaceus):
AAGCTCCCTTGTGCACTTACACTCAACACCTGATTGCCAACCAGGCTGAGGGAACCTTTGGGCGCCTCCGTTACTCTTTAGGAGGCAACCGCCCCAGTTAAACTACCCATCAGACACTGTCCCTGATCCGGATCACGGACCCAGGTTAGACATCCAGCACGACCAGACTGGTATTTCAACGACGACTCCACCCGAGCTGGCGCTCAAGCTTCACAGTCTCCCAGCTATCCTACACAAGCCGAACCGAACACCAATATCAAACTATAGTAAAGGTCCCGGGGTCTTTCCGTCCTGCTGCGCGAAACGAGCATCTTTACTCGTAGTGCAATTTCACCGGGCCTATGGTTGAGACAGTCGAGAAGTCGTTACGCCATTCGTGCAGGTCGGAACTTACCCGACAAGGAATTTCGCTACCTTAGGATGGTTATAGTTACCACCGCCGTTTACTGGCGCTTAAGTTCTCAGCTTCGCCAGACCGAAATCTGACTAACCGGTCCCCTTAACGTTCCAGCACCGGGCAGGCGTCAGTCCGTATACATCGCCTTACGGCTTCGCACGGACCTGTGTTTTTAGTAAACAGTCGCTTCTCGCTGGTCTCTGCGGCCACCCCCAGCTCAAGCAGCAAGTGCTATCACCGGTGATGGCCCCCCTTCTCCCGAAGTTACGGGGGCATTTTGCCGAGTTCCTTAACCATAGTTCACCCGAACGCCTCGGTATTCTCTACCTGACCACCTGAGTCGGTTTAGGGTACGGGCCGCCATGAAACTCGCTAGAGGCTTTTCTCGACAGCATAGGATCATCCACTTCACCACAATCGGCTCGGCATCAGGTCTCACCCTTAATGTTGTGCGGATTTACCTACACAACGGGCTACACCCTTACCCCGGGACAACCACCGCCCGGGCTGGACTACCTTCCTGCGTCACCCCATCACTCACCTACTACAGGTCTGGTCCGTCGGCTCCACCACTTTCCATTCCCCGAAGGGTCCGGAACGGCTTCACGGACTTAGCATCGCCTGGTTCGATGTTTGACGCTTCACAGCGGGTACCGGAATATCAACCGGTTATCCATCGACTACGCCTGTCGGCCTCGCCTTAGGTCCCGACTTACCCTGGGCAGATCAGCTTGACCCAGGAACCCTTAGTCAATCGGCGCACACGTTTCTCACGTGTGTATCGCTACTCATGCCTGCATTCTCACTCGTGAACCGTCCACCACTGCCTTCCGGCGCGGCTTCACCCGGCACACGACGCTCCCCTACCCATCCATACAGGCGTTGGCCCTCATGTATGAATGACACGACTTCGGCGGTACGCTTGAGCCCCGCTACATTGTCGGCGCGGAATCACTAGACCAGTGAGCTATTACGCACTCTTTCAAGGGTGGCTGCTTCTAAGCCAACCTCCTGGTTGTCTGTGCGACTCCACATCCTTTCCCACTTAGCGTACGCTTAGGGGCCTTAGTCGATGCTCTGGGCTGTTTCCCTCTCGACCATGGAGCTTATCCCCCACAGTCTCACTGCCGCGCTCTCACTTACCGGCATTCGGAGTTTGGCTAAGGTCAGTAACCCGGTAGGGCCCATCGCCTATCCAGTGCTCTACCTCCGGCAAGAAACACACGACGCTGCACCTAAATGCATTTCGGGGAGAACCAGCTATCACGGAGTTTGATTGGCCTTTCACCCCTAACCACAGGTCATCCCCCAGGTTTTCAACCCTGGTGGGTTCGGTCCTCCACGACCTCTTACAGCCGCTTCAACCTGCCCATGGCTAGATCACTCCGCTTCGGGTCTTGAGCGCGCTACTATACCGCCCTATTCGGACTCGCTTTCGCTACGGCTTCCCCACACGGGTTAACCTCGCAACACACCGCAAACTCGCAGGCTCATTCTTCAAAAGGCACGCAGTCACGACTGTATGTGCAAGCACATACAGCGACGCTCCCACGGCTTGTAGGCACACGGTTTCAGGTACTATTTCACTCCGCTCCCGCGGTACTTTTCACCATTCCCTCACGGTACTATCCGCTATCGGTCACCAGGGAATATTTAGGCTTAGCGGGTGGTCCCGCCAGATTCACACGGGATTTCTCGGGCCCCGTGCTACTTGGGTGTCTCTCAAACGAGCCGTTGATGTTTCGACTACGGGGGTCTTACCCTCTACGCCGGACCTTTCGCATGTCCTTCGCCTACACCAACGGTTTCTGACTCGTCTCACAGCCGGCAGACTGTGAAAGAGAGATCCCACAACCCCGCATGCGCAACCCCTGCCGGGTCTCACACACATACGGTTTGGCCTCATCCGGTTTCGCTCGCCACTACTCCCGGAATCACGGTTGTTTTCTCTTCCTGCGGGTACTGAGATGTTTCACTTCCCCGCGTTCCCTCCACACACCCTATGTGTTCAGATGTGGGTGACAGCCCATGACGACTGCCGGGTTTCCCCATTCGGAAACCCCCGGATCAAAGCCTGGTTGACGGCTCCCCGGGGACTATCGTGGCCTCCCACGTCCTTCATCGGTTCCTGGTACCAAGGCATCCACCGTGCGCCCTTAAAAACTTGGCCACAGATGCTCGCGTCCACTGTGCAGTTCTCAAACAACGACCAACCACCCATCACCCCACCCTTCCGGGCGAGTGCACTGGGGCCGGCACTGAAGATCCAGACACAAGGTCCGTACCCTCAGACACCCAACAGCGTGCCCGACACCCTCGCCCCTAAGGTCTGCTTTCCACGCCCCGAAGGACAGTACTTGCAGCCTGTAGAAGGCCGAGTGTGCCGAATAATCAACGTTCCACCCTTGAGCAACCACCGTCGAACGTGTGCCGACGTAATGGCCCTGGACCACCAAGCAAGCTTGGCGGCCTAGATGCTCCTTAGAAAGGAGGTGATCCAGCCGCACCTTCCGGTACGGCTACCTTGTTACGACTTCGTCCCAATCGCCAGTCCCACCTTCGACAGCTCCCTCCCACAAGGGGTTGGGCCACCGGCTTCGGGTGTTACCGACTTTCGTGACGTGACGGGCGGTGTGTACAAGGCCCGGGAACGTATTCACCGCAGCAATGCTGATCTGCGATTACTAGCAACTCCGACTTCATGGGGTCGAGTTGCAGACCCCAATCCGAACTGAGACAGGCTTTTTGAGATTCGCTCCACCTTGCGGTATCGCAGCTCATTGTACCTGCCATTGTAGCACGTGTGCAGCCCAAGACATAAGGGGCATGATGACTTGACGTCGTCCCCACCTTCCTCCGAGTTGACCCCGGCAGTCTCCTGTGAGTCCCCATCACCCCGAAGGGCATGCTGGCAACACAGAACAAGGGTTGCGCTCGTTGCGGGACTTAACCCAACATCTCACGACACGAGCTGACGACAGCCATGCACCACCTGTCACCCGACCACAAGGGGGGCACCATCTCTGATGCTTTCCGGGCGATGTCAAGCCTTGGTAAGGTTCTTCGCGTTGCGTCGAATTAAGCCACATGCTCCGCTGCTTGTGCGGGCCCCCGTCAATTCCTTTGAGTTTTAGCCTTGCGGCCGTACTCCCCAGGCGGGGAACTTAATGCGTTAGCTGCGGCACCGACGACGTGGAATGTCGCCAACACCTAGTTCCCACCGTTTACGGCGTGGACTACCAGGGTATCTAATCCTGTTCGCTCCCCACGCTTTCGCTCCTCAGCGTCAGTAATGGCCCAGAGATCCGCCTTCGCCACCGGTGTTCCTCCTGATATCTGCGCATTTCACCGCTACACCAGGAATTCCGATCTCCCCTACCACACTCTAGTCTGCCCGTATCGAATGCAGACCCGGGGTTAAGCCCCGGGCTTTCACATCCGACGCGACAGACCGCCTACGAGCTCTTTACGCCCAATAATTCCGGACAACGCTTGCGCCCTACGTATTACCGCGGCTGCTGGCACGTAGTTAGCCGGCGCTTCTTCTGCAGGTACCGTCACTTTCGCTTCTTCCCTGCTGAAAGAGGTTTACAACCCGAAGGCCGTCATCCCTCACGCGGCGTCGCTGCATCAGGCTTTCGCCCATTGTGCAATATTCCCCACTGCTGCCTCCCGTAGGAGTCTGGGCCGTGTCTCAGTCCCAGTGTGGCCGGTCGCCCTCTCAGGCCGGCTACCCGTCGTCGCCTTGGTGAGCCACTACCTCACCAACAAGCTGATAGGCCGCGGGCTCATCCTTCACCGCCGGAGCTTTCAACCCCCACCCATGCGAGTAGGAGTGTCATCCGGTATTAGACCCCGTTTCCAGGGCTTGTCCCAGAGTGAAGGGCAGATTGCCCACGTGTTACTCACCCGTTCGCCACTAATCCCCACCGAAGTGGTTCATCGTTCGACTTGCATGTGTTAAGCACGCCGCCAGCGTTCGTCCTGAGCCAGGATCAAACTCTCCGTGAATGTTTTCCCGTAATCGGGACCACATCATGAGAGCGGAACGACCAACCGGAATAAGGAAGGCCGTTCACAGCGTCCTCGCTGATGCGCCTACCGTGCTTGCGCCCGGCAGGACTTTTTCAAAGGAACCTCCACCCACCACCATGCGGTGATGGACGGGGTATCAACATATCTGGCGTTGATTTTTGGCACGCTGTTGAGTTCTCAAGGAACGGACGCTTCCTTTGTACTCACCCTCTCGGGCTTTCCTCCGGGCGCTTCCCTTCGGTCTTGCTGTGTTCTTGTCTCGCTGTCTTGCGTTTCCGACTCTATCAGACCGTTTCCGGTTCCGATTTCCTCGGTGCTTTCCAGGTTTTCGCTTTCGCGTTTTCCTTTCCGGCGATCCCGACTTTATCAGAAGTTCTGAGTCGGAATTCCCGCCCCCTGCGGGGAGGCCCGGACACCAAGTTGTGTCGGGTTCCCGTTCAGGCGGAGCCGTAAACGTACTGGAGCGGAGCGCCCCGATGCAAATCGAGGTGCCCCGCTCCGGGTGTACGTGCTACGAGGTGGCTCAGACCTCGACGACGACCGGCAGGATCATCGGCCGGCGGCGGTAGGTGTCCGAGACCCACTTGCCCAGCGTGCGGCGGATGAGCTGCTGCATCTGGTGCGCTTCGACGACGCCGTCCTGGGCCGACCTCTCCAGGACCTCGACGACCTTCGGGAGGACGGCGCTGAAGGCGGAGTCCTCGATGCCCGAGCCGCGGGCCTGGATGTGCGGCCCTCCGGTGATCTTGCCCGTGCTGGTGTCCAGCACCACGAAGACCGAGATGATCCCCTCGTCGCCGAGGATCTTGCGGTCCTTGAGCGTGGGCTCGCCGACATCGCCGACCGAGAGGCCGTCGACGTACACGTACCCCGCCTGGACCTTGCCGGAGATTCTGGCCTTGCCCTCGATGAGGTCGACGACCACGCCGTCCTCGGCGATCACGATGCGGTCGTGCGGGACGCCGGTGAGAGCGCCCAGCTCGGCGTTGGCGCGCAGGTGCCGCCATTCACCGTGGACCGGCATGAGGTTGCGTGGCTTGCAGATGTTGTAGAAGTACAGGAGCTCGCCGGCGGAGGCGTGACCGGAGACGTGCACCTTGGCGTTGCCCTTGTGGACGACGTTGGCGCCCCAGCGGGTCAGGCCGTTGATGACGCGGTAGACCGCGTTCTCGTTGCCCGGGATGAGGGACGACGCCAGGATCACGGTGTCGCCCTGGACGATCCGGATCTGGTGGTCCCTGTTGGCCATCCGCGACAGGGCCGCCATCGGCTCGCCCTGGGAGCCGGTGCAGACGAGGACGATCTCGTGTTCCGGGAGGTCGTCCAGTGTCTTGACGTCCACCACGAGGCCCGGCGGGACCTTCAGATAGCCGAGGTCGCGCGCGATGCCCATGTTGCGGACCATCGAGCGGCCGACGAAGGCGACCCGGCGGCCGTACTCGTGGGCGGCGTCGAGGATCTGCTGGATGCGGTGCACATGGCTGGCGAAGCTGGCCACGATGATGCGCTTGCTGGCACCCGCGAAGACCTGGCGCAGCACGTTCGAGATGTCGCGCTCGGGCGGGACGAAGCCCGGGACCTCGGCGTTCGTGGAGTCCGAGAGGAGGAGGTCGATGCCTTCCTCGCTCAGCCGCGCGAAGGCGTGCAGGTCCGTGAGGCGGCCGTCCAGCGGGAGCTGGTCCATCTTGAAGTCGCCGGTGTGGACGACCATGCCCGCGGGGGTGCGGATCGCGACCGCGAGGGCGTCCGGGATGGAGTGGTTGACCGCGACGAACTCGCACTCGAAGGGGCCGATCCGCTCCCGGTGGCCCTCCGCGACCTCAAGCGTGTACGGGCGGATGCGGTGCTCCTGGAGCTTCGCCTCGATGAGAGCGAGGGTCAGCTTGGAGCCGATGAGCGGGATGTCCGGCTTCTCGCGGAGGAGAAAGGGGACGCCGCCGATGTGATCCTCGTGGCCGTGTGTGAGGACGATGCCCTCGATGTCGTCGAGGCGATCCCTGATCGAACTGAAGTCCGGAAGGATCAGGTCGATCCCGGGCTGCTCCTCCTCGGGGAAGAGCACGCCGCAGTCGACGATCAGAAGGCGGCCGTCGTACTCGAAGACCGTCATGTTTCGGCCGATTTCACCGAGGCCACCGAGCGGGGTGACGCGGAGGCCCCCTTGGGGAAGCTTCGGCGGCAGACGGAGTTCCGGATGCGGATGACTCAAAAGACTCTCCTCACCACACGCGCCACGTACCTGGCAGGGCACGTGGCGCGCATGACGTTCGTGCAGTAGCAGTTGTCTGGTGGAGCAGGCTCTCGGCCTGCTTGGTGGTGCGTATTCAGTTGTGAAGTCTGTGGTTAGAGCTGTACCCCGCCGGCGGCAAGATCGATCTTGAGTTGCGCGGTCTCCTCGGGCGACAGGCCGACCATGGGCAGGCGCAGCGGTCCGGCGGGCAGGCCCTGGAGGGCGAGTGCGGCCTTGCTGGTCATGACGCCCTGGGTCCGGAACATCCCGGTGAAGACGGGGAGCAGCTTCTGGTGGATCTCGGTCGCCTTCTGCACGTCGCCGCTCGTGTACGCGTCGAGCATGGCCCGCAGCTCGGGGGTGACCATGTGGCCGACCACGGAGACGAAGCCGACCGCGCCCACGGAGAGCAGCGGCAGGTTCAGCATGTCGTCGCCCGAGTACCAGGCGAGGTCGCAGCTGGCGATGGCCCAGCTGGCGCGGCCGAGGTCGCCCTTGGCGTCCTTGTTGGCGACGATACGCGGGTGCTCGGCGAGGCGCACCAGGGTCTCGGTGTTGATCGGGACACCACTGCGGCCGGGGATGTCGTAGAGCATGACCGGCAGGCCGGTGGCGTCGGCGATCGCGGTGAAGTTCTGGTACAGGCCCTCTTG
Coding sequences:
- a CDS encoding ribonuclease J, with amino-acid sequence MSHPHPELRLPPKLPQGGLRVTPLGGLGEIGRNMTVFEYDGRLLIVDCGVLFPEEEQPGIDLILPDFSSIRDRLDDIEGIVLTHGHEDHIGGVPFLLREKPDIPLIGSKLTLALIEAKLQEHRIRPYTLEVAEGHRERIGPFECEFVAVNHSIPDALAVAIRTPAGMVVHTGDFKMDQLPLDGRLTDLHAFARLSEEGIDLLLSDSTNAEVPGFVPPERDISNVLRQVFAGASKRIIVASFASHVHRIQQILDAAHEYGRRVAFVGRSMVRNMGIARDLGYLKVPPGLVVDVKTLDDLPEHEIVLVCTGSQGEPMAALSRMANRDHQIRIVQGDTVILASSLIPGNENAVYRVINGLTRWGANVVHKGNAKVHVSGHASAGELLYFYNICKPRNLMPVHGEWRHLRANAELGALTGVPHDRIVIAEDGVVVDLIEGKARISGKVQAGYVYVDGLSVGDVGEPTLKDRKILGDEGIISVFVVLDTSTGKITGGPHIQARGSGIEDSAFSAVLPKVVEVLERSAQDGVVEAHQMQQLIRRTLGKWVSDTYRRRPMILPVVVEV
- the dapA gene encoding 4-hydroxy-tetrahydrodipicolinate synthase; this encodes MAPTSTPQTPFGRVLTAMVTPFAADGALDLDGAQRLATHLVDAGNDGLIVNGTTGESPTTSNAEKAALVRAVLEAVGDRAHVVAGVGTNDTRHSIELARDAEKAGAHGLLTVTPYYNKPPQEGLYQNFTAIADATGLPVMLYDIPGRSGVPINTETLVRLAEHPRIVANKDAKGDLGRASWAIASCDLAWYSGDDMLNLPLLSVGAVGFVSVVGHMVTPELRAMLDAYTSGDVQKATEIHQKLLPVFTGMFRTQGVMTSKAALALQGLPAGPLRLPMVGLSPEETAQLKIDLAAGGVQL